The Poecilia reticulata strain Guanapo linkage group LG4, Guppy_female_1.0+MT, whole genome shotgun sequence genomic interval tacaTTATTATTCCCTGCAGTTCtttcatgtttgaggaatccttgcatctccatggcaaccatccagCTGTTAGAAACGCCTGGtagacctagccccgccttcaaggtgaagctcctccccctctcagctccttcagactagccagcagcaattagttGAGCTCAGAGCAGCGCTGGTAGAAACGTTaaggggttaatagaggagccatgttgggacgacttcctggaggcggagcttcaggaagagACAGGGACCCAATTTCAAGATATGAAATCAGAAAgtaaaagtcatatttgacatgtaaaggatttttataacaattgaaggtaacaGAGTTAAAATCTGTCTGAGGAAGATGCTGATGGTCAGCAGGTCCAGTTCCTCTGGTCACCATGCAGAGCATCAGGGCTGAAGCTGAACAGCAGAACCAAATCACCCGTTTCTGTTTCTATATTCactataaaatgaaactttaataaaactttaacgTTAACAGATGAGAatgttgtcatgttttgtgttttttacatgtttctacATCAAACTGCTTCACCAAACCCTGCAGTTTTCTAACGGTCATCCAGGACAACACTCAGGTGGAGGGCTGTGAACGGCCCGGGGCCGCATTCTGGACCCCAGACTGGGCCCACTCTGACCCCACTCTGGCCCCACTTTGACCCCACTCTGGCCCCAGACTGGGCCCACTTTGACCCCAGACTGGGCCCACTTTGACCCCACTCTGNNNNNNNNNNNNNNNNNNNNNNNNNNNNNNNNNNNNNNNNNNNNNNNNNNNNNNNNNNNNNNNNNNNNNNNNNNNNNNNNNNNNNNNNNNNNNNNNNNNNNNNNNNNNNNNNNNNNNNNNCCCCAGACTGGGCCCACTTTGACCCCACTCTGACCCCAGACTGGGCCCACTTTGACCCCACTCTGACCCCAGACTGGGCCCACTTTGACCCCACTCTGGCCCCAGTCTGGGCCAAATTCTGGGCCCCAGACTGGGCCCACTCTGACCCCACTCTAGCCCCAGACTGGGCCCACTCTGGCCCCAGACTGGGCCAAATTCTGAGCCCACTCTGGGCCCAGTCTGACCCCCTGGtttgttttaaggttttcttGAAAGTACCTGGAGCCCAGAGTCCGGTTCACAGGGCGTGACGTCACGTCCTGTTGGTGGAGTCGGTTTCATTGCCCTCTGATGACCGTCCTGAAGCTGTTGAGGAAACGCCGCCCCCCTCCGGTCCACCGTAAGCCTCTTAAGGCGGTAAGCCTCCcgctgcctgctgctgctggttgtttCTCCCCCATGGAAGAAGAGGCCGGCTGCCCCGCGCCTCGTTGCCAGGACGACCCCACCACCTCGGAGGCCATGGACGAGCTACTGCTGCCCGGCGGCGGCGAGGAGGAGGCCCGGTCCGACCCGGTGGGCCGGGTCTGGGCCTGGCTGAGGGCCGCCGTGGGCGGGGACTGCTGGAGGAACCTGAGGGGCTTCTGCCGCAGGAACGGGCTGCTGACGCTGTCGGTCATCGCCGTGGTTACCGGCTGCACGCTGGGCTTCATGCTGAGAGGAACCGAGCTGTCCACACAGGTACGGAACCTCCAACCGAgccggaaccagaacctttcTGGACTCGGACTGCAGCTCCGCTTGGCCCAAACGGTTCTGGTTCCGCTGCAGCTGTACTGGAAGCCAcaccgaccagaaccagaacattttacatGTCTGTCAAAATTCTTCACAGAACTTCGTGATTCACAGACTGACGTCACTTTGTAACTCGTCACTTTCTAAACGTTTACAGTTGTGAACATTTTGtctataaaatctaaaactgattTGGATCTAATCGGCTCGATTAAACCAAAACATGCTCAACATTAAGTCCAGGGTCGCTGCTGCATGTTATTCAGGTGGATGAAAACATGAATCCCCCCAGGAAGGTACGTCACGGTGAAGGAGCGTGGAAAACATACACAAGACGTCATGGGCGCGCCGCCCCTCCAGACGGGCTCTGACGcccctctggtgcagcgccTCGTTAAAATGCTTCCCGTATTaaaggtttcataaataaaccaGATTTGGCTCTAAAGTCTGTTTAGAAGTCAGATAAATTTTATTGACTGTGAAATTAAAGAGAAAGTAAAAAgctggtttttaaaataaatactttaatattttctactgcagtaaaatgtaatttctcaGTAATCATCTTCTGTAATTAAACGTCTCCACCTGTTCTACTGACCACACTGATCAGTTGGACATCTATTGATGAATATGGATATTTATCTACACAGTGGCTGCAGCGGGCGCCAAAACGTCGGCTGAAAAATGATGCAGCtgtttctcaaacattttccactgtgtgtataTTTTCTATGGCAACATAAGCAAAGCAACATGATTCTGGTTTGTTTAATTCAGAGCTGATGAGAAGGTTTTACTTTGATTAGACCCAGTTGGACGTGAAACGTCTCTGTTTTGTCCTCAGGCCAAGATCTACTTCTCCTTCCCTGGAGAGCTGCTGATGAGGATGCTGAAGATGCTCATCCTTCCTCTCATCACGTCCAGGTAGGAGCGGGCAGAACCGGCTCAGcggtccagttctggttctgatccgactTCAGGCCCTGATGCAggaagaaccagaacctttaGGACCGGTAGAACCGGGAGCCCAAACAGCTGGCAGACGATGATGATGAATCAGTCCTGACCTTTGATCCAATAACCCTCATCACCATCCGTCCACCTCCGTGCTTCACACATGCTTGGAGGCGTTTCTGCTGTTTGATGGACTTCAGATGTTCTGgggatgacctttgacccttcccAGGGTAGCAGCAGGTCATTGCTGTGTTTCCGTCTTGACGCCTGGAGGCTGACCGACAGCCTGTGATGTTTCCAGCTGAGGCTGAACTGTTATTATTCGGGTGAAAACAGTCTGGACCCGATAAACACGACAAGATGATGAAGTTCAAACATGAAGCAGTAATTTAATAAGTTGTTGAATCTGCACCAAGACTATCGCGCACCTGGCGGTGGCTACTTCATTGTAGCATGAAGCTGTGTCCAATCCAAAGCCAGCCGCGCCGGTAACCGAGCAGCCAATGAGGAGACGAGTGCTAACCAACGTTAGCATTAGAAGGGCTGAGACTACCATGACTACCATGACTACCATGCTGAGGCTGCTCATGCATTGCCTCAGCTGTCCATTAGCTTTTGATAGGCTAGTACTGGCATTGAAAAGGCTAACAGCTAGCATGCCTAGGCTACCATTGGTGACTTGTGCTTTTTCCTTTAAAGGAAACTTTATAAAGACAAATGTTTGGATACAATGTCTGAAATCAACATAAATCAATTTTGATTAGTGAAACTCAGAGGTTGGTCAGGTGACCAGCATAGGCATGCTAGTTGTTAGCCTGTCTAAGGCTAATGCTAGCCTGTCTAAGGCTAATGCTAGCCTATCTAAGGCTAATGCTAACCTATCTAAGGCTAATGCTAACCTATGTAAGGCTAATGCTAGCCTGTCTAAGGCTAATGCTAGCCTGTCTCAGGCTAATGCTAGCCTGTCTCAGTTACTGATGCCAGTCTGCCCTTAATCAGATCAGTAGTTAGCTTCACATTGTGACAATTAGCCACCGCTATGTGGGCTGTAGTCTGCATTTCGGCACTGATATCGTTCTATAATTTAAGGGCTGATTTGGTGTGGAGGCATTCCTGGGGCTCCACAGGCTGCGTGACGGTTgtgtcctcctgtctgtcctgCAGCCTGATGTCCGGCCTGTCGTCCATGGAGTCCAAAGCGTGCTGCAGGATGGGCGTCCTCACCGTCACCTACTACCTGTGGACCACCTTCATCGCCGTGGTGGTCGGCATCGTCCTCGTCCTCATCATCAAGCCCGGCACGGGGACGGAGATGGACAGCAACCGTCTGGGCGGCGGGCCGGTCATGACCTCGGCCGATGCCCTGCTCGACCTGATCAGGTGagggaggtcaaaggtcattttcATCGTGTGATTTGCTGGAGGCCAACCTGCGACATGGAAGGAAAACGGTCTGACGTTGTTTACAGAAACGGTGGAAACTTCAAACAAGATGGAGGCTCGTTTGTCTTTTACTGatcatttctgttcagtttctATTGAGGAGAAAACGCTGATAACGGCAACAGCTGTTcgtaacctagcaaccaaaaatcaacaaaagcgAGACggtgacaaaacagaaccagatcctgttgagcattcttcaaaataaaagacttcctctattcaaataaatcatgtttccCACTTACAAAGGTAAATACTTCACCTTTGTaattatatccatccatccatccatccatcatccatcatccatccatccatcatccatccatccatcatccatccatccatccatccatccatccatccatccatccatccatccatccatccatcatccatccatccatcNatccatccatcatccatccatccatccatccatccatccatccatccatccatccatccatccatccatccatccatcatccatccatccatccatcatccatcatccatccatcatccatccatcatccatccatccatcatccatccatcatccatccatccatcatccatccatccatccatcatccatcatccatccatccatccatccattttctttacacccttatatacaatcatgttcaattcaattaataatagCAAATTATGCTTAACATAAAAGTGTAAATGAGCCACAACAGGAATGTCTTGGTGTTCAGCCACCTTTACTCTGACGCCCTGAAATAAAAACCCATTTTGAAATGACCTGGTCAGCAGACAGACGACATGGGGGCTCGTCTGGGATGTAAAGACATTCGTCTCCTTTCTGATGTCCAACCAGCCAGTCAAAGATGTAACCTAGCAACCTGCAGCATGAGACGAAGGCTGCAGCCGCATGAATGCAGCTGATCAGTTTCATCCAGAAACGAAGAGCCCAACAAACCGCAGCAGCTCTTCATCCCCTCAGAGCTCCGGCTCATGGCGGTATTTTTAGTAATCCTGCGGGATGAGAGGCAGATTAACCGAGTCACtgatctctgctgctgcacGTTTCACCGTCATcctggtgacctctgacctctgagcgTGCAGCAGCCTGCcgtctgtttttgttgtgctgTAAGACCCGTTGTTCCAGAGAGCAGAGGAAGCTCCTGCAGGTGGTCAGGAGTCTGCGGGACATCGctggcctgcagggggcagcacaCACTGAAGAGAGGACGGCCAGAGAACCCGGGGACAGAGCGACCCGAACCGCAGAACAAGGCGTGTTCTGATGGGAACCTCTGGTTTGGACAGGACTCTGACCAGCAGCACCAGTAACTGATGGACGCCTCGGTCTCTGCTGAGGTGGGGAGTGGACACAGATTATTGTCCTCTCTGGGCTGCCGTACTTCATGTTTACCTTCAGGATGTTTGGTTCTGAGCCAGAACAGTAAAGAGCAGGGGAGCGAGCTCACGGCCCAGTGGAGCTCCAGCACTGTGTCTGTGATGAAGgtctcctcttctctccttcCCCCACAGGAACATGGTTCCCTCCAACCTGATCGAAGCCACGTTCCAGCAGGTAAACCTCCTCGCAGGTCTGAGGCTCCTGTCAGTTCTGCTCCGGTTCCTTCCTCTAACCTCCtgactctgctgctgcagtacAAAACGGACCTGATCCCCATCCTCAGAGTCCCAACCAAAACCATCCAGCCTAACTTTGTCTACGTTGTCCCCGACGACAACGACCCTAAAGGCCGGACAGTCTACCTGGAGCTGACTCCGCCCCCAGACGTCATCTACAAGACGAGTCCCGGCAGCAGCCAGCAGATGAACGTCCTCGGCATCGTCATCTTCTCCGCCACCATGGGTGAGTATGGCAAGGTGTCAGGGCCAAAATTAGGACTATTGCACAAGCAGCGGTGGATACGTCAGCGGTGGGcggtcctggtcctggaggtccttgagtcctgcagctcttaatgtctccctggtccaacacacctggatccaacagCTGGAtctcctcctcagtgcagtcaggttctgctaacgacctcgttatttgactcaggtgtgttgaagtggagacacatctaaaggttgcaggagGCCCTGGAGGCCTGGAGGGCCTGGAGTCCGGCCCTCCAGGCCCTCCAGGGcctccaggcctggagctgcccacccctggtctacaTCCATTCTGAAGCTACTGATCTGATTAATCATAGATCAGCACTGGTAACTTGGCAACCAGCTCTGGCAAATGAGGAGGAGAGTACTAGCTAGCGTTAGCATTTAATAAGCTAGCGTTAGCATTCAATAAGCTAGCGTTAGCATTCAATAAGCTAGTGTTAGCATTCAATAAGCTAGTGTTAGCATTCAATAAGCTAGNNNNNNNNNNNNNNNNNNNNNNNNNGTTAGCATTCAATAAGCTAGCGTTAGCATTCAATAAGCTAGCGTTAGCCTTGGATAGGCTGGTTAGCAACTAGCATGGCTATGCTGGTCATTCACTTTATTAGatattaagttttttgttttcattgaacCTGCTTGGCGTATAAAACCTGTAACCTGTGTTGGATGGACTGTAACTGATTCCGGCCTCAGTAATCAGATTACCAGATGGATCCAGAATATAATCTGCTATGTGGAGCTTCCACGGCTGGGTGTGCGGCAGCCTGGATCTGTTCTCTGGGCTGCAGGTTAATGTAGACATTTTGAAGCTGAAGTTGCCCTGACCTTCATCAGGTCCAGgtcagaagcagcagaaatgttgacCAAACATTCACAGGATTCCCAGGGAATCATCCTGGAAATCAGCAGGATTCATGTCGGAGAGGAACTTCCTGTTGTTGCTCAGGGAGTAAAAGGTGTCTGGCTGCTGTGCAGGGCTGCTGCTGGGCAGGATGGGAGAGCGCGGCGCCCCGCTGGTCAACGTCTGTCAGTGCATCAACGAGTGTGTGATGAAGATCATCAACGCTGCTGTGTGGTGAGTCAAAGCGGTCGGATCAGCGGGTCCAGCCTTTCTGAGCAACCAGAACCAAACTCAGGAGCTCAGCCTGAATCTGTTGTCAACACCATTCGTTCCCTTTTCTTTGTCTGAATCTGAAAAATTCCCAAGAATTTCCGCTCCAACACAACGATTCTCCGTCTTCTGAGGTTGAGTTGATCTGGAAAGATGCAACTTGTGATGTCATCGACTGCAGGACTCCGCCCTGTTTTGGCTCCGCCTTCAGGACGCTGCTGTCTCCTCAGGTACTTCCCGTTTGGGATCATCTTCTTGGTGGCGGGGAAGATCCTGGACATGCAGGACCCGAGCACGCTGGGGAAGAAGCTGGGCTGGTACGGCGTCACCGTCCTCACCGGCCTCTTCGTCCACGGCCTcgtcctcctccctctcttctACTTCCTCCTCACCAGGAAGAACCCGTTCAGCTACATCCGGGGACTGCTGCAGGCCTTGGTCATCGCGCTGGCCACGTCCTCCAGGTGAGTGCCGCTCCCGCCTCCTGCATCACCTGGGCTGTGGTGGTGAAACCTCCGTGTTCCTCAGCTCTGCCACGCTGCCCATCACCATGAAGTGCCTGCTGGAGAACTGCCACGTCGACCGGCAGATCGCCCGCTTCGTCCTGCCCGTCGGAGCCACCATCAACATGGACGGCACGGCGCTGTACGAGGctgtggcggccatctttatCGCTCAAGTCAACGATTACGAGCTGGACCTCGGCCAGCTGGTCACCATCAGGTGAGGAGCCTCACCTGGCCTGAGCAGAAACGGTTGGGCGTCTCAGTGGAGACGAGGGGATTCGCCCGTATGCAGACGATTCTCTCATTTTATCCTCCAAAAAGAGACTCTGACCGTCTCCCTCGCCTTGCAGCATCACGGCCACAGCCGCCAGCATCGGAGCCGCCGGCATCCCACAGGCCGGgctggttaccatggtgatCGTCCTCACCTCTGTGGGCCTGCCGCCTGATGACATCACACTGATAGTGGCCATTGATTGGATCCTGTAAGTATCGGTTCCTGTCCTTGTGCAAGCAGAGATGGATGTGTTCTGAGCCTGACGGCGCCCCCTTCTGGCCCACAGCGACAGGTTTCGCACCATGATCAACGTCCTCGGCGACGCCCTGGCCGCAGGCATCATCGCACACCTGTGCCGGAAAGATTTCCCTCTGAGCGAAGCAGGAAAGGTAAAAAACAGCCGATGGATTTATTAGCATCAGGAGCCAGGAGACGTAAAGCAGCAGCCAGAACTTTTTACTGACCGGGTCGGGTCATCAGGGTCGGGTCATCAGGGTCGGGTCATCTGGGTCGGGTCATCTGGGTCGGGTCATCTGGGTCGGGTCCATCTGTGTCGGGTCATCTGGGTCGGGTCCATCTGTGTCGGGTCCATCAGGGTCGGGTCCATTCGGGTCGGGTCATCAGGGTCGGGTCCATTCGGGTCGGGTCATNNNNNNNNNNNNNNNNNNNNNNNNNNNNNNNNNNNNNNNNNNNNNNNNNNNNNNNNNNNNNNNNNNNNNNNNNNNNNNNNNNNNNNNNNNNNNNNNNNNNNNNNNNNNNNNNNNNNNNNNNNNNNNNNNNNNNNNNNNNNNNNNNNNNNNNNNNNNNNNNNNNNNNNNNNNNNNNNNNNNNNNNNNNNNNNNNNNNNNNNNNNNNNNNNNNNNNNNNNNNNNNNNNNNNNNNNNNNNNNNNNNNNNNNNNNNNNNNNNNNNNNNNNNNNNNNNNNNNNNNNNNNNNNNNNNNNNNNNNNNNNNNNNNNNNNNNNNNNNNNNNNNNNNNNNNNNNNNNNNNNNNNNNNNNNNNNNNNNNNNNNNNNNNNNNNNNNNNNNNNNNNNNNNNNNNNNNNNNNNNNNNNNNNNNNNNNNNNNNNNNNNNNNNNNNNNNNNNNNNNNNNNNNNNNNNNNNNNNNNNNNNNNNNNNNNNNNNNNNNNNNNNNNNNNNNNNNNNNNNNNNNNNNNNNNNNNNNNNNNNNNNNNNNNNNNNNNNNNNNNNNNNNNNNNNNNNNNNNNNNNNNNNNNNNNNNNNNNNNNNNNNNNNNNNNNNNNNNNNNNNNNNNNNNNNNNNNNNNNNNNNNNNNNNNNNNNNNNNNNNNNNNNNNNNNNNNNNNNNNNNNNNNNNNNNNNNNNNNNNNNNNNNNNNNNNNNNNNNNNNNNNNNNNNNNNNNNNNNNNNNNNNNNNNNNNNNNNNNNNNNNNNNNNNNNNNNNNNNNNNNNNNNNNNNNNNNNNNNNNNNNNNNNNNNNNNNNNNNNNNNNNNNNNNNNNNNNNNNNNNNNNNNNNNNNNNNNNNNNNNNNNNNNNNNNNNNNNNNNNNNNNNNNNNNNNNNNNNNNNNNNNNNNNNNNNNNNNNNNNNNNNNNNNNNNNNNNNNNNNNNNNNNNNNNNNNNNNNNNNNNNNNNNNNNNNNNNNNNNNNNNNNNNNNNNNNNNNNNNNNNNNNNNNNNNNNNNNNNNNNNNNNNNNNNNNNNNNNNNNNNNNNNNNNNNNNNNNNNNNNNNNNNNNNNNNNNNNNNNNNNNNNNNNNNNNNNNNNNNNNNNNNNNNNNNNNNNNNNNNNNNNNNNNNNNNNNNNNNNNNNNNNNNNNNNNNNNNNNNNNNNNNNNNNNNNNNNNNNNNNNNNNNNNNNNNNNNNNNNNNNNNNNNNNNNNNNNNNNNNNNNNNNNNNNNNNNNNNNNNNNNNNNNNNNNNNNNNNNNNNNNNNNNNNNNNNNNNNNGTCAGGTCCATCAGAGTCGGGTCCATCTGTGTCGGGTCCATCAGAGTCGGGTTCATTCGGGTCGGGTTTTTCCGACATGGATCCGGATCACCGGCTGTTCAGTTCGTTTCGATGTTCAACAAAGTTTTAGCCATAAAAATTCCCACGGTCAGACATTCCTTCATGTGTCGTCGGGGGCAACGGGTTTAGTTTTCTCAGCTGAATTTATTCTGAGTTCTAACCGGTTCTGTTTCCCTGCAGGCGGTTCCGTCGTACGGAACCCAGAACCGCCACAGCAACTCCTACAGCATCAGCGTTCCCATGACGGAGCTCCACTCCCACCGCCACCCGCCTGGCGACCCGTCTGGCGACCCGCCTGGCGACCCGCCGGGCCCCCACCGGGCTCACACCGTCTACTACAACATCTGCCAGGTGTGatggaccagaaccgggtcaggcaGCGCTCCTCAGACCGCCGGGTCTGGGACCGGAGAAGAACCAGAGCTGGACTCTCCGTTCCACTCTTCGACCAGCCGGTCCTACTGGAGGTGAGCTCCAGACGGGGTCAAAGGTCGCTCAGACCGAAGTGATCCGCCTCATCCTGCTGGTTGGGGGCAGGTTGTCTCATCCCtggaaccgggtcagaaccggacaGAATCCCTTCATGCAGACGGATCGACTTTGTTGTTGTGGCTGAAAAAACCGATGATCGGTTCTGAAGCCGGGAGGATTCCCACACAGCCTGGTTCTCCAGAACCGGCCGGATCCAGAACTGACCGGATCCAGAACCGGCCGGATCCAGAACCTGCAGGGATCCAGAACCAACCGGATCCAGAACCTGCAGGGATCCAGAACCAACCGGATCCAGAACCTGCAGGGATCCAGAACCAACCGGATCCAGAACCTGCAGGGATCCCGGTTTGGGATTCAAACCTTGACCTTTGACATGGATCCAGAGTTCTGATCCGGATGTGTGTGGCAGCAGAACGGAgtgatctgattggctggtggTGCCGACCCCGGTCAGGGGTCAAAGGTAATGAATAAGTCCAAGTGCTCTTCGTCGCGgcgctcctcttcctcgtgAAGCCGCCGTGCTTTAACTGTTCCTCTCGAGGAGCTGAAGGATTCTGGGAATCAGAGGTTCTGATTCTGTTCGTCGGGactcggatcagaaccggaggCGGTTCTTCGGTTCTCAGATGATTCGGCGATTCGTTTCCAACGCCAGGAAAGACCCGCCTTaacgtgacctctgacctctacGTTCCTCTGCCAACTGTTTTTATATCTGCTGGTTTTTATTGGACGGCTGTGATGATGAACAGCTGCTTGAAGCCTTAACAGTTTCAttatttcagacagaaaagctCCTGGAGGCGGGTTTTGACTANNNNNNNNNNNNNNNNNNNNNNNNNNNNNNNNNNNNNNNNNNNNNNNNNNNNNNNNNNNNNNNNNNNNNNNNNNNNNNNNNNNNNNNNNNNNNNNNNNNNNNNNNNNNNNNNNNNNNNNNNNNNNNNNNNNNNNNNNNNNNNNNNNNNNNNNNNNNNNNNNNNNNNNNNNNNNNNNNNNNNNNNNNNNNNNNNNNNNNNNNNNNNNNNNNNNNNNNNNNNNNNNNNNNNNNNNNNNNNNNNNNNNNNNNNNNNNNNNNNNNNNNNNNNNNNNNNNNNNNNNNNNNNNNNNNNNNNNNNNNNNNNNNNNNNNNNNNNNNNNNNNNNNNNNNNNNNNNNNNNNNNNNNNNNNNNNNNNNNNNNNNNNNNNNNNNNNNNNNNNNNNNNNNNNNNNNNNNNNNNNNNNNNNNNNNNNNNNNNNNNNNNNNNNNNNNNNNNNNNNNNNNNNNNNNNNNNNNNNNNNNNNNNNNNNNNNNNNNNNNNNNNNNNNNNNNNNNNNNNNNNNNNNNNNNNNNNNNNNN includes:
- the LOC103463214 gene encoding excitatory amino acid transporter 5-like isoform X2 — encoded protein: MTVLKLLRKRRPPPVHRKPLKAVSLPLPAAAGCFSPMEEEAGCPAPRCQDDPTTSEAMDELLLPGGGEEEARSDPVGRVWAWLRAAVGGDCWRNLRGFCRRNGLLTLSVIAVVTGCTLGFMLRGTELSTQAKIYFSFPGELLMRMLKMLILPLITSSLMSGLSSMESKACCRMGVLTVTYYLWTTFIAVVVGIVLVLIIKPGTGTEMDSNRLGGGPVMTSADALLDLIRNMVPSNLIEATFQQYKTDLIPILRVPTKTIQPNFVYVVPDDNDPKGRTVYLELTPPPDVIYKTSPGSSQQMNVLGIVIFSATMGLLLGRMGERGAPLVNVCQCINECVMKIINAAVWYFPFGIIFLVAGKILDMQDPSTLGKKLGWKNPFSYIRGLLQALVIALATSSSSATLPITMKCLLENCHVDRQIARFVLPVGATINMDGTALYEAVAAIFIAQVNDYELDLGQLVTISITATAASIGAAGIPQAGLVTMVIVLTSVGLPPDDITLIVAIDWILDRFRTMINVLGDALAAGIIAHLCRKDFPLSEAGKAVPSYGTQNRHSNSYSISVPMTELHSHRHPPGDPSGDPPGDPPGPHRAHTVYYNICQV
- the LOC103463214 gene encoding excitatory amino acid transporter 5-like isoform X1, translated to MTVLKLLRKRRPPPVHRKPLKAVSLPLPAAAGCFSPMEEEAGCPAPRCQDDPTTSEAMDELLLPGGGEEEARSDPVGRVWAWLRAAVGGDCWRNLRGFCRRNGLLTLSVIAVVTGCTLGFMLRGTELSTQAKIYFSFPGELLMRMLKMLILPLITSSLMSGLSSMESKACCRMGVLTVTYYLWTTFIAVVVGIVLVLIIKPGTGTEMDSNRLGGGPVMTSADALLDLIRNMVPSNLIEATFQQYKTDLIPILRVPTKTIQPNFVYVVPDDNDPKGRTVYLELTPPPDVIYKTSPGSSQQMNVLGIVIFSATMGLLLGRMGERGAPLVNVCQCINECVMKIINAAVWYFPFGIIFLVAGKILDMQDPSTLGKKLGWYGVTVLTGLFVHGLVLLPLFYFLLTRKNPFSYIRGLLQALVIALATSSSSATLPITMKCLLENCHVDRQIARFVLPVGATINMDGTALYEAVAAIFIAQVNDYELDLGQLVTISITATAASIGAAGIPQAGLVTMVIVLTSVGLPPDDITLIVAIDWILDRFRTMINVLGDALAAGIIAHLCRKDFPLSEAGKAVPSYGTQNRHSNSYSISVPMTELHSHRHPPGDPSGDPPGDPPGPHRAHTVYYNICQV